The proteins below come from a single Bacteroidota bacterium genomic window:
- a CDS encoding aldehyde dehydrogenase family protein, with amino-acid sequence MSKKPVLDFTSTWAYEPAPESTDHINIKKQYQLFINGKFVNPVKGKYFTTINPATEEKLADVAEATDEDVDKAVKAARVAYEKVWSKMPSKERGKYIYRIARLIQERARELAVVETLDSGKTIRESRDIDIPLAANHFFYYAGWADKLEYAFPGKNPKSIGVAGQIIPWNFPLLMAAWKIAPALATGNTLVLKPAETTPLTALILAEIIQESGLPDGVVNIITGAGKTGAALVNHPGINKIAFTGSTNVGKSIQKAIAGTGKRSTMELGGKAANIIFEDAPIDQAVEGIINGIFFNQGHVCCAGSRLFVQENVAEKVILKLKDRMNTLIVGDPLDKNTDIGAINSKEQLNTINKYLKIGKDEGAEFYQPSCSVPKKGFWCKPTLFLNASQSHRIVQEEIFGPVLAVQTFRTIEEVIEKANNTPYGLSAGVWTDKGSKVFNLTSKLRAGVVWANTYNKFDPVSPFGGYKESGFGREGGLHGLAAYLEV; translated from the coding sequence ATGAGTAAAAAACCGGTATTAGACTTTACTTCAACCTGGGCATACGAGCCAGCCCCGGAAAGTACAGATCATATAAATATAAAAAAACAATATCAACTGTTCATTAATGGAAAGTTTGTAAATCCGGTTAAAGGAAAATATTTCACAACTATAAACCCGGCAACTGAGGAAAAACTAGCCGATGTAGCAGAGGCTACTGATGAGGATGTGGACAAAGCAGTAAAAGCGGCACGTGTTGCATACGAGAAAGTTTGGAGTAAAATGCCTTCCAAGGAAAGAGGTAAATATATATATAGAATTGCGCGATTAATACAAGAGAGAGCCAGGGAATTGGCAGTAGTTGAAACTCTTGATTCAGGAAAGACAATTCGCGAATCCAGGGATATTGATATTCCATTGGCGGCAAATCATTTCTTTTATTATGCAGGATGGGCAGATAAATTAGAGTATGCTTTTCCAGGTAAAAATCCTAAATCAATAGGGGTTGCAGGACAAATTATTCCATGGAATTTCCCGCTTTTAATGGCTGCCTGGAAAATTGCACCTGCCCTTGCAACAGGAAATACACTTGTTTTAAAACCCGCTGAAACCACTCCATTAACAGCACTTATACTGGCAGAGATTATTCAGGAGTCAGGCCTGCCGGATGGAGTAGTTAATATTATTACAGGAGCTGGAAAAACAGGGGCCGCACTTGTTAATCATCCCGGAATTAATAAAATTGCCTTTACAGGATCTACCAATGTGGGTAAAAGCATACAAAAAGCCATTGCAGGAACCGGCAAAAGATCAACCATGGAACTTGGTGGAAAAGCTGCAAATATAATTTTTGAAGACGCTCCTATTGATCAGGCCGTTGAAGGGATTATCAATGGAATATTCTTTAACCAGGGGCATGTATGTTGTGCCGGATCCAGATTGTTTGTGCAGGAAAATGTGGCTGAAAAAGTTATTTTAAAACTAAAAGACAGGATGAATACCCTGATTGTAGGTGATCCTCTAGATAAAAACACGGACATTGGAGCTATTAATTCTAAAGAACAACTCAACACCATTAATAAATATTTAAAAATTGGTAAGGATGAAGGAGCTGAGTTTTATCAACCCTCCTGTTCTGTTCCCAAAAAAGGATTTTGGTGTAAACCAACCCTTTTTTTAAATGCCAGCCAGTCACACAGAATTGTTCAGGAGGAAATTTTTGGCCCTGTGTTGGCCGTTCAAACTTTCCGAACCATTGAAGAAGTTATTGAAAAAGCAAACAATACTCCTTATGGACTTTCAGCAGGAGTTTGGACAGATAAAGGATCAAAAGTTTTTAACCTTACAAGCAAATTAAGGGCCGGGGTTGTTTGGGCAAATACGTATAACAAATTCGATCCTGTGTCCCCTTTTGGAGGATACAAAGAAAGTGGATTTGGCAGAGAGGGCGGTTTACATGGTTTAGCAGCTTATTTAGAGGTTTAA
- the deoC gene encoding deoxyribose-phosphate aldolase → MLDFTKSQSIDQVGVEERVARFNTRSLKKSAKVAGLKMAMNMIDLTTLEGKDTEGKVRQMCYKAAHMHDVMTGIPCVAAVCVYPTFVKTAKDALKGTAIKVASVATAFPSGQSTLEIKLADTRYAVENGADEVDMVISRGAFLMGNYNFVFDEIIAIKEACAHARLKVILETGELSSLDAVRKASEIAMYAGADFIKTSTGKISPAATMPVTLVMLEAIRDFYYSTGKMVGMKPAGGISTAKAALQNLVMVKETLGNAWLSNEWFRFGASSLANDILMQLAKEETGAYQSGDYFSKD, encoded by the coding sequence ATGCTTGATTTCACCAAGTCTCAGAGTATAGATCAAGTAGGTGTAGAAGAAAGGGTTGCTCGGTTTAATACACGAAGCCTTAAAAAATCAGCAAAGGTTGCAGGTTTAAAAATGGCAATGAATATGATTGACCTTACTACTTTGGAGGGAAAGGATACAGAGGGGAAAGTAAGGCAAATGTGCTATAAAGCAGCCCATATGCATGATGTCATGACTGGAATTCCATGTGTTGCTGCTGTATGTGTTTATCCAACTTTTGTAAAAACAGCAAAAGATGCTTTAAAAGGCACTGCCATAAAGGTTGCATCCGTTGCCACTGCTTTTCCATCAGGACAATCTACTCTGGAAATTAAATTAGCGGATACAAGGTATGCTGTAGAAAATGGAGCAGATGAAGTGGATATGGTAATATCAAGAGGGGCGTTTTTAATGGGAAATTACAATTTTGTATTTGATGAAATTATTGCCATTAAAGAAGCATGTGCACATGCAAGACTTAAGGTTATACTTGAAACCGGTGAGTTAAGTTCCCTTGATGCTGTAAGAAAAGCGAGTGAAATTGCCATGTATGCAGGAGCGGATTTTATAAAAACTTCAACAGGAAAAATTTCTCCGGCAGCTACAATGCCTGTTACTTTAGTAATGCTTGAGGCCATTCGCGATTTTTATTATTCAACAGGTAAAATGGTTGGAATGAAACCAGCAGGTGGAATTTCTACTGCTAAAGCCGCTTTGCAAAATCTGGTAATGGTTAAGGAAACTCTTGGCAATGCCTGGCTGTCAAATGAATGGTTCCGATTTGGCGCCAGTAGTTTAGCGAATGATATATTGATGCAATTAGCAAAGGAAGAAACGGGAGCTTATCAAAGCGGGGATTATTTTTCTAAAGACTGA
- a CDS encoding energy transducer TonB, with protein MELKKNSQVDLEKKKPMFLKIGLVISISLVLMALEWKSYEGNSSGLGELLINHAEEEMIPITIPEIPLPPAPPVIIELVLVDNEIAIEKQVEINSTESDQTTYVEIIPEVESIDEVEFFRIVEEMPSFPGCESIVDFDQRKMCTDEKIQQFLFKNTKYPQMSFDAGITGTVYVSFTIGPDGKTKNISIARGVKGLDDEAIRVIESFPVFSPGKQRGKPVTVAYTLPFKFSRR; from the coding sequence ATGGAATTAAAGAAAAATTCTCAGGTAGATCTCGAAAAAAAGAAGCCCATGTTTCTTAAAATAGGTCTTGTAATTTCAATTTCATTAGTATTAATGGCCTTAGAATGGAAAAGTTATGAAGGAAATTCCTCTGGCCTTGGTGAATTACTTATTAACCATGCAGAGGAGGAAATGATACCAATAACAATTCCTGAAATCCCATTGCCTCCTGCTCCTCCAGTAATAATTGAATTGGTATTGGTTGATAATGAAATTGCAATTGAAAAGCAAGTGGAAATAAATAGCACAGAATCCGATCAAACAACATATGTTGAAATTATTCCAGAGGTGGAAAGTATTGACGAGGTGGAATTTTTTCGAATTGTTGAAGAAATGCCCTCTTTTCCTGGTTGTGAAAGTATTGTAGATTTTGACCAGAGAAAAATGTGTACGGATGAAAAGATTCAGCAGTTTCTGTTCAAAAACACAAAATATCCTCAAATGTCTTTTGATGCAGGTATTACAGGCACTGTATATGTTAGTTTTACTATAGGTCCTGATGGAAAAACAAAAAACATTTCCATTGCAAGGGGTGTAAAGGGACTTGACGATGAAGCAATAAGGGTAATTGAATCTTTCCCGGTTTTTAGCCCTGGCAAACAAAGGGGAAAGCCTGTAACTGTTGCATATACTCTGCCTTTTAAATTTAGCAGAAGATAA
- a CDS encoding energy transducer TonB — translation MELKKNPNADLEKKRSLFLQIGLVVSLGLVLIGLEWKSYEGSLADLGQLVIDQTEEEMIPITQPELLPPPPPPPAVIELQVVEDDVVIKNEVEIKESEADQSTFVDIVQKDEVIVENEIFTIVENMPSFPGGEEALFKFLGNEMKYPQMAKDAGIQGTVYVTFVIGSDGKVKDVKILRGVKGLDDEAVRVVQKMPAWSPGKQRGKAVSVQYNLPIRFVLK, via the coding sequence ATGGAATTAAAGAAAAATCCTAATGCTGATCTTGAAAAAAAGAGATCCCTGTTTCTTCAAATAGGTCTTGTTGTTTCCCTTGGTTTAGTATTAATAGGTTTAGAATGGAAAAGCTACGAAGGTAGCCTGGCGGATCTTGGCCAATTAGTTATTGACCAGACAGAGGAAGAAATGATTCCTATAACTCAGCCAGAATTGTTACCACCCCCACCTCCTCCTCCTGCAGTTATAGAATTACAAGTAGTGGAAGATGATGTTGTAATTAAAAACGAAGTTGAAATAAAGGAATCCGAAGCCGATCAATCAACATTTGTTGATATTGTGCAAAAAGATGAGGTAATTGTTGAAAATGAAATTTTTACGATAGTTGAAAATATGCCCTCTTTTCCAGGTGGTGAAGAAGCATTGTTTAAATTTCTGGGTAATGAAATGAAATATCCTCAAATGGCTAAGGATGCAGGTATTCAAGGAACAGTTTATGTTACTTTTGTTATTGGATCTGACGGTAAAGTAAAGGATGTTAAAATATTAAGGGGAGTGAAAGGATTGGATGATGAAGCAGTACGCGTAGTTCAAAAAATGCCTGCATGGTCTCCTGGTAAACAAAGAGGAAAGGCAGTATCAGTTCAATACAATTTGCCAATAAGATTTGTTTTAAAATAA
- the vanZ gene encoding VanZ family protein, with amino-acid sequence MKSSFIVFIRWNLFPIFWSLFILVLCGLPGSDFPDAIKWKLLSFDKFVHAFLFLVLVLLSIKGLKIQPAFKTLRYNSIKLALGYAFFLSIITEVLQDQLFIERNADVYDVIANLSGSILGLITFYVIYGKENTFRFSSNE; translated from the coding sequence ATGAAGAGTAGTTTTATTGTATTTATTCGATGGAATCTTTTCCCTATTTTCTGGTCCCTGTTCATTCTTGTTTTATGCGGATTGCCTGGCTCTGATTTTCCCGATGCAATTAAATGGAAACTCTTGTCTTTTGACAAATTTGTACATGCTTTTTTATTCTTGGTTTTAGTGCTTCTTTCCATAAAAGGACTTAAAATTCAGCCTGCATTTAAAACTCTCCGGTACAACTCGATTAAACTAGCTTTAGGATATGCCTTTTTCTTGAGTATAATTACAGAAGTTTTGCAAGATCAGTTATTTATCGAGCGCAATGCTGATGTTTATGATGTAATAGCCAATTTAAGCGGAAGCATTTTAGGGCTAATTACTTTTTATGTTATTTATGGTAAAGAGAATACCTTTAGGTTTAGTTCGAACGAATAA
- the gcvH gene encoding glycine cleavage system protein GcvH, whose protein sequence is MNIPADLKYTKDHEWVKIQGDTATIGITDFAQKELGDIVYVEVNSGDSFKKEEIFGSVEAVKTVSDLFMPLSGEITQVNEALESNPDLVNNDPYGEGWMVKIKLSDNSEVEDLLSASQYKEVIGA, encoded by the coding sequence ATGAATATTCCTGCAGATTTAAAATACACCAAAGATCACGAATGGGTAAAAATACAAGGTGATACAGCAACTATTGGCATCACAGATTTTGCCCAAAAAGAACTTGGTGACATTGTTTACGTAGAGGTTAACAGTGGAGATTCCTTTAAAAAAGAAGAGATTTTTGGTTCAGTGGAAGCTGTAAAAACAGTTTCTGATCTTTTTATGCCCCTGAGCGGTGAAATTACCCAGGTAAATGAAGCACTTGAGTCAAATCCAGACCTGGTTAATAACGATCCTTATGGCGAAGGCTGGATGGTTAAAATTAAACTTTCTGATAATTCGGAAGTGGAAGATCTTTTATCTGCTTCACAATATAAGGAAGTTATAGGGGCTTGA